In the Chelonoidis abingdonii isolate Lonesome George chromosome 13, CheloAbing_2.0, whole genome shotgun sequence genome, one interval contains:
- the GAA gene encoding lysosomal alpha-glucosidase isoform X2, producing MPPVRLKEAENFPICHKASCTLLQLSVISIAALLATVALHTIFNVHEVIVAAASLQDPPVPETSHRSGSANGEGRTWYRRWAGQLETPGTAASGPLHCDISPDGRFDCAPEKLLSRAECEARGCCYVPVSPRGPAIWQPWCFFPASYPSYKVENLSATETGYTASLTRTVPTFFPEDIMVLRLDVVFETNGRLHFTLRDPANKRYEVPLETPKARGQITSKLYSVQFSADPFGLMVFRESSGQVLLNTTVAPLFFADQFLQISTSLPSHFISGLGEHLTSLALNVNWTKVTLWNRDIAPTPYVNLYGSHPFYLVVEDGGLAHGVFLLNSNAMDVMLQPSPALTWRTTGGILDFYVFLGPDPKSVVRQYLDVIGYPFMPPYWGLGFHLCRWGYSSTAATRQAVKNMTAAQFPLDVQWNDLDYTDAKRDFTFNKNNFKDYPDMVREFHQSGRRYVMIVDPAISSLGPPGSYKPYDDGLKRGVFIRNATGKPLVGKVWPGPTVFPDFTNPETHRWWHDMVKEFHDQVPFDGMWIDMNEPSNFVAGSLDGCPNNKLENPPYVPGVLGGSLRAGTICASSQQYLSSHYNLHSLYGLTEAIASHDALVKVRGKRPFVISRSTFAGHGRFAGHWSGDVRSSWEQLYYSIPEVLLFNLYGVPLVGADVCGFLGDTSEELCVRWTQLGAFYPFMRNHNDHGNKPQEPYAFSPAAQEAMRKALFLRYALMPYLYTLFHKAHSAGETVARPLFLEFPADPNTLSVDRQFMWGAGLLITPVLVAGKTKVSGYFPTETWYNLMAGSVIHSKGQWVLLPAPLDTINVHVRAGHILPLQEPGLTTTESRKKGMTLVVALTVAGVARGDLFWDDGESLLTFEKGDYTQILFLATNIPR from the exons ATGCCCCCAGTGAGACTGAAGGAGGCAGAGAATTTCCCTATCTGCCACAAGGCTTCCTGCACCCTGCTGCAGTTGTCTGTCATCAGTATTGCTGCCCTGCTCGCAACAGTTGCCCTACACACCATATTCAATGTCCATGAAGTTATTGTGGCTGCTGCGAGCCTCCAAGACCCCCCGGTGCCAGAGACAAGCCACAGATCCGGTAGTGCCAATGGAGAAGGGCGGACGTGGTATCGGAGGTGGGCAGGGCAACTGGAGACCCCAGGCACTGCTGCATCAGGGCCCTTGCACTGTGACATCTCTCCAGATGGCCGATTTGACTGTGCACCTGAAAAACTTCTCTCCAGAGCAGAGTGTGAGGCTCGCGGTTGCTGCTACGTTCCAGTTTCCCCTAGGGGCCCTGCGATTTGGCAGCCCTGGTGTTTCTTCCCAGCCAGCTACCCCAGTTACAAGGTGGAGAACCTGAGTGCCACAGAGACAGGTTACACTGCCAGCCTGACCCGCACTGTTCCCACCTTCTTCCCAGAAGACATAATGGTTCTGCGGCTGGATGTGGTGTTTGAGACGAATGGCAGGCTCCACTTCACG CTCAGGGATCCAGCAAACAAACGCTATGAAGTGCCACTTGAAACTCCAAAAGCGAGAGGCCAGATCACCTCTAAACTGTACAGTGTGCAGTTCTCAGCTGACCCCTTTGGCCTGATGGTATTCAGGGAATCCAGCGGGCAGGTTCT GTTGAACACCACAGTTGCTCCCCTCTTCTTTGCTGACCAGTTCCTCCAGATCTCCACCTCTCTGCCATCCCATTTCATCTCTGGCTTGGGGGAGCACCTGACCTCACTTGCCCTCAATGTCAATTGGACCAAAGTCACCCTTTGGAATCGGGACATTGCGCCCACG CCTTACGTCAATCTCTATGGCTCTCACCCGTTCTACCTGGTGGTGGAGGATGGCGGCTTGGCCCATGGAGTATTCCTGCTGAACAGCAACGCGATGG ATGTGATGCTGCAGCCGAGCCCAGCCCTGACTTGGAGAACAACAGGCGGCATTCTGGATTTCTATGTCTTCCTGGGCCCTGACCCCAAGAGTGTGGTCCGGCAGTACCTGGATGTCATCG GGTACCCGTTCATGCCCCCCTACTGGGGCCTGGGATTCCACTTGTGCCGCTGGGGCTACTCCTCCACCGCTGCAACCCGGCAGGCTGTGAAGAACATGACAGCAGCACAGTTCCCTTTG GATGTGCAATGGAACGACCTAGATTATACAGATGCCAAGAGAGACTTCACATTCAACAAGAACAACTTCAAGGACTATCCGGACATGGTGCGGGAGTTTCACCAAAGCGGCCGGAGGTACGTCATGATCGTG GATCCAGCAATCAGCAGCTTGGGGCCCCCCGGCAGCTACAAACCCTACGATGATGGGCTGAAGCGAGGGGTGTTCATCCGAAATGCAACGGGGAAGCCGCTGGTTGGGAAA GTATGGCCTGGCCCGACCGTCTTCCCAGACTTCACTAACCCAGAGACTCACCGGTGGTGGCACGACATGGTGAAGGAGTTCCATGACCAGGTGCCCTTCGACGGCATGTGGATT GACATGAATGAGCCATCCAACTTTGTGGCGGGCTCCTTGGACGGCTGCCCAAACAACAAACTGGAAAACCCACCCTATGTGCCAG GTGTCCTGGGGGGCAGCCTGCGGGCTGGGACCATCTGTGCCTCCAGCCAGCAGTACCTGTCCTCGCACTACAACCTCCACAGTCTGTACGGGCTGACAGAGGCCATCGCTTCCCACGA TGCGCTGGTGAAGGTGCGAGGGAAGCGCCCTTTCGTGATCTCGCGGTCAACCTTTGCTGGTCACGGCCGCTTCGCCGGCCACTGGAGTGGGGATGtcaggagcagctgggagcagctgtATTACTCTATCCCAG aggTGTTGCTCTTCAACCTGTATGGGGTGCCACTGGTCGGGGCGGACGTCTGCGGCTTTCTGGGTGACACCTCTGAGGAGCTGTGCGTACGCTGGACCCAGTTGGGTGCCTTCTATCCCTTCATGCGGAACCACAATGACCACGGCAACAAG CCCCAGGAGCCGTACGccttcagccctgcagcccaggaggccatgaggaaggcCCTCTTCCTGCGATACGCGCTGATGCCGTATCTCTACACCCTCTTCCACAAGGCCCACTCTGCAGGGGAGACGGTAGCACGACCCCTCTTCCTGGA GTTTCCCGCAGACCCGAACACCCTGAGTGTTGACCGCCAGTTCATGTGGGGAGCAGGGCTCCTCATCACACCAGTGCTAGTGGCAGGGAAGACCAAAGTCAGCGGCTACTTCCCCACAGAGACTTGGTATAACCTGATGGCA GGCTCCGTCATTCACAGCAAGGGCCAATGGGTCCTCTTACCAGCTCCGCTGGACACCATTAATGTCCATGTGCGGGCAGGACACATCCTACCTCTGCAA GAGCCTGGCTTAACCACCACAGAGAGCCGGAAGAAGGGCATGACCCTGGTAGTGGCCCTGACAGTGGCTGGGGTTGCCAGAGGCGACCTGTTCTGGGATGACGGTGAGAGCCTGCTGACATTTGAGAAGGGCGACTACACTCAAATTCTCTTCCTGGCCACGAAC
- the GAA gene encoding lysosomal alpha-glucosidase isoform X1, translating into MPPVRLKEAENFPICHKASCTLLQLSVISIAALLATVALHTIFNVHEVIVAAASLQDPPVPETSHRSGSANGEGRTWYRRWAGQLETPGTAASGPLHCDISPDGRFDCAPEKLLSRAECEARGCCYVPVSPRGPAIWQPWCFFPASYPSYKVENLSATETGYTASLTRTVPTFFPEDIMVLRLDVVFETNGRLHFTLRDPANKRYEVPLETPKARGQITSKLYSVQFSADPFGLMVFRESSGQVLLNTTVAPLFFADQFLQISTSLPSHFISGLGEHLTSLALNVNWTKVTLWNRDIAPTPYVNLYGSHPFYLVVEDGGLAHGVFLLNSNAMDVMLQPSPALTWRTTGGILDFYVFLGPDPKSVVRQYLDVIGYPFMPPYWGLGFHLCRWGYSSTAATRQAVKNMTAAQFPLDVQWNDLDYTDAKRDFTFNKNNFKDYPDMVREFHQSGRRYVMIVDPAISSLGPPGSYKPYDDGLKRGVFIRNATGKPLVGKVWPGPTVFPDFTNPETHRWWHDMVKEFHDQVPFDGMWIDMNEPSNFVAGSLDGCPNNKLENPPYVPGVLGGSLRAGTICASSQQYLSSHYNLHSLYGLTEAIASHDALVKVRGKRPFVISRSTFAGHGRFAGHWSGDVRSSWEQLYYSIPEVLLFNLYGVPLVGADVCGFLGDTSEELCVRWTQLGAFYPFMRNHNDHGNKPQEPYAFSPAAQEAMRKALFLRYALMPYLYTLFHKAHSAGETVARPLFLEFPADPNTLSVDRQFMWGAGLLITPVLVAGKTKVSGYFPTETWYNLMAGSVIHSKGQWVLLPAPLDTINVHVRAGHILPLQEPGLTTTESRKKGMTLVVALTVAGVARGDLFWDDGESLLTFEKGDYTQILFLATNGVLLSELVRVNSQVDGLLLQEVTVLGVPSPPQRVLANGIPVSNFSYNTDTKVLIIPLSLPMGEQFMITWS; encoded by the exons ATGCCCCCAGTGAGACTGAAGGAGGCAGAGAATTTCCCTATCTGCCACAAGGCTTCCTGCACCCTGCTGCAGTTGTCTGTCATCAGTATTGCTGCCCTGCTCGCAACAGTTGCCCTACACACCATATTCAATGTCCATGAAGTTATTGTGGCTGCTGCGAGCCTCCAAGACCCCCCGGTGCCAGAGACAAGCCACAGATCCGGTAGTGCCAATGGAGAAGGGCGGACGTGGTATCGGAGGTGGGCAGGGCAACTGGAGACCCCAGGCACTGCTGCATCAGGGCCCTTGCACTGTGACATCTCTCCAGATGGCCGATTTGACTGTGCACCTGAAAAACTTCTCTCCAGAGCAGAGTGTGAGGCTCGCGGTTGCTGCTACGTTCCAGTTTCCCCTAGGGGCCCTGCGATTTGGCAGCCCTGGTGTTTCTTCCCAGCCAGCTACCCCAGTTACAAGGTGGAGAACCTGAGTGCCACAGAGACAGGTTACACTGCCAGCCTGACCCGCACTGTTCCCACCTTCTTCCCAGAAGACATAATGGTTCTGCGGCTGGATGTGGTGTTTGAGACGAATGGCAGGCTCCACTTCACG CTCAGGGATCCAGCAAACAAACGCTATGAAGTGCCACTTGAAACTCCAAAAGCGAGAGGCCAGATCACCTCTAAACTGTACAGTGTGCAGTTCTCAGCTGACCCCTTTGGCCTGATGGTATTCAGGGAATCCAGCGGGCAGGTTCT GTTGAACACCACAGTTGCTCCCCTCTTCTTTGCTGACCAGTTCCTCCAGATCTCCACCTCTCTGCCATCCCATTTCATCTCTGGCTTGGGGGAGCACCTGACCTCACTTGCCCTCAATGTCAATTGGACCAAAGTCACCCTTTGGAATCGGGACATTGCGCCCACG CCTTACGTCAATCTCTATGGCTCTCACCCGTTCTACCTGGTGGTGGAGGATGGCGGCTTGGCCCATGGAGTATTCCTGCTGAACAGCAACGCGATGG ATGTGATGCTGCAGCCGAGCCCAGCCCTGACTTGGAGAACAACAGGCGGCATTCTGGATTTCTATGTCTTCCTGGGCCCTGACCCCAAGAGTGTGGTCCGGCAGTACCTGGATGTCATCG GGTACCCGTTCATGCCCCCCTACTGGGGCCTGGGATTCCACTTGTGCCGCTGGGGCTACTCCTCCACCGCTGCAACCCGGCAGGCTGTGAAGAACATGACAGCAGCACAGTTCCCTTTG GATGTGCAATGGAACGACCTAGATTATACAGATGCCAAGAGAGACTTCACATTCAACAAGAACAACTTCAAGGACTATCCGGACATGGTGCGGGAGTTTCACCAAAGCGGCCGGAGGTACGTCATGATCGTG GATCCAGCAATCAGCAGCTTGGGGCCCCCCGGCAGCTACAAACCCTACGATGATGGGCTGAAGCGAGGGGTGTTCATCCGAAATGCAACGGGGAAGCCGCTGGTTGGGAAA GTATGGCCTGGCCCGACCGTCTTCCCAGACTTCACTAACCCAGAGACTCACCGGTGGTGGCACGACATGGTGAAGGAGTTCCATGACCAGGTGCCCTTCGACGGCATGTGGATT GACATGAATGAGCCATCCAACTTTGTGGCGGGCTCCTTGGACGGCTGCCCAAACAACAAACTGGAAAACCCACCCTATGTGCCAG GTGTCCTGGGGGGCAGCCTGCGGGCTGGGACCATCTGTGCCTCCAGCCAGCAGTACCTGTCCTCGCACTACAACCTCCACAGTCTGTACGGGCTGACAGAGGCCATCGCTTCCCACGA TGCGCTGGTGAAGGTGCGAGGGAAGCGCCCTTTCGTGATCTCGCGGTCAACCTTTGCTGGTCACGGCCGCTTCGCCGGCCACTGGAGTGGGGATGtcaggagcagctgggagcagctgtATTACTCTATCCCAG aggTGTTGCTCTTCAACCTGTATGGGGTGCCACTGGTCGGGGCGGACGTCTGCGGCTTTCTGGGTGACACCTCTGAGGAGCTGTGCGTACGCTGGACCCAGTTGGGTGCCTTCTATCCCTTCATGCGGAACCACAATGACCACGGCAACAAG CCCCAGGAGCCGTACGccttcagccctgcagcccaggaggccatgaggaaggcCCTCTTCCTGCGATACGCGCTGATGCCGTATCTCTACACCCTCTTCCACAAGGCCCACTCTGCAGGGGAGACGGTAGCACGACCCCTCTTCCTGGA GTTTCCCGCAGACCCGAACACCCTGAGTGTTGACCGCCAGTTCATGTGGGGAGCAGGGCTCCTCATCACACCAGTGCTAGTGGCAGGGAAGACCAAAGTCAGCGGCTACTTCCCCACAGAGACTTGGTATAACCTGATGGCA GGCTCCGTCATTCACAGCAAGGGCCAATGGGTCCTCTTACCAGCTCCGCTGGACACCATTAATGTCCATGTGCGGGCAGGACACATCCTACCTCTGCAA GAGCCTGGCTTAACCACCACAGAGAGCCGGAAGAAGGGCATGACCCTGGTAGTGGCCCTGACAGTGGCTGGGGTTGCCAGAGGCGACCTGTTCTGGGATGACGGTGAGAGCCTGCTGACATTTGAGAAGGGCGACTACACTCAAATTCTCTTCCTGGCCACGAAC